One genomic segment of Petrotoga sp. 9PWA.NaAc.5.4 includes these proteins:
- the nadD gene encoding nicotinate (nicotinamide) nucleotide adenylyltransferase yields the protein MIIIFGGSFNPPHIAHRIIAEFAYDEFQPEKFFVIPAFSPPHKKEEFIEKFDVRFSWCQKVFYESYFDVSDLEAKLSSPSYTIKTVEYLSKTYKNINLLIGEDSLRNFMKWYRWKDIIKKVELIVYPRYCDHSGFKNSNLNFKKLESPILEISSSYIRERVKRQKTIKGLVDDKILEEVVKSYT from the coding sequence ATGATAATTATTTTTGGTGGAAGTTTCAACCCCCCACACATAGCTCATAGAATAATTGCTGAGTTTGCTTATGATGAATTTCAACCTGAAAAATTTTTTGTTATACCAGCTTTTTCTCCTCCGCATAAAAAAGAAGAGTTCATAGAAAAGTTTGATGTTAGATTTTCATGGTGTCAAAAAGTTTTTTACGAAAGTTACTTTGATGTAAGTGACTTAGAAGCAAAATTATCTTCTCCTTCTTACACTATAAAAACTGTGGAATATTTATCCAAAACATACAAAAACATAAATCTACTAATAGGAGAAGACTCGTTAAGAAACTTTATGAAATGGTATCGATGGAAAGATATTATCAAAAAAGTAGAGTTAATAGTTTATCCAAGGTATTGTGATCATTCTGGCTTTAAAAATTCTAACTTAAACTTCAAAAAATTAGAAAGTCCTATATTAGAGATATCTTCGTCATATATAAGAGAAAGAGTAAAAAGACAAAAAACAATAAAAGGATTAGTAGATGATAAAATTTTAGAAGAAGTTGTAAAATCTTACACATAA